The genomic window GACTCAGGCGGTAAGCGCCGCGAGGGCGGCGACGACCGCGAGGTAGGCGCCGAGCAGGATCGCGGAAGCCGTTCCCCACGAACGGTTCCGGTCCAGCATGCTCACCCCCAGCGCGGCGAAGAGGATGGCCCACACGGTGAACAGGTCGGTCCCGGCGAGCACGCGGTGTAAAAAGGTCCCCGCCGGGATCCCGGGGAGGAGCGCCGGGGTGATCCCCTCCGGCTCCGTGCCGCGGAGCACCGCCACCAGGACTGCGAGCAGCGACCCCAGCGCGGTGATCAGGAAGGCGTGCGTCGTGACGGCCAGGTACTGGAGGAAGCGCGCGCGGCCGCGGAGCAGGAGGCTGAAGACCAGCGTCAGGAGGCCCGCGAAGGCGAAGGCGGCCAGCGGCTGGCGCACCACGGCGACGAGCATCCCCATCAGGCGCCCGTACCGGACGATGGTCTCGGGATCGGAGGTGATCTCCACCGGGCGCCCCCGCCGGTTCACCGCGCCCTCCGTGGCCTCCACGAACGCCTGGTCCGGGACGGCGAGCACCACCAGCATCCCCACGGCGATGGAAAGGGCGAGCGGCCCCACCCAGGGCGCCTGCTCGCGCAAGCCGCGGAACAGCTCCCCGGGTGCGGCGAAGGTCTGGAGCACCCTGCGGTGGAGCGGGGCGGGCGCGGCGCTGTCGGTGTACGCGGAGTCGGGCACGGGCGTTCGGCTCGGGGGACGGGCGGGTTCGCGGGACAAGATAGCCCCGCCCCGCGGGAGAGGGGAGCGCCGCGTGCCCGGCCCGGAGCGGGTCAGCGTGGCACTTCGGTCCGCACCGCCTCGTACCCGCTCTCGGGGATGCGGACCCGGATCACGCGGTTGAGCGCGTCCACCCAGACGTGGCGCTCGCCGGAGCCGGGGATCCGCACCACCAGGTGGAAGAGGTTGACCGTGGCGCCCCCGATGGTGACGCGCTCCTCCCCCATGCTGGAGACGGTCGCCATGGCCTGCCGGTTCTCCCGGGGCACGATCACCGGGACGGTGCCGGAGCGCTCCCGCTGCGCGAGGAAGTAGTAGTGGTGCGCGACCCCGTCGTCCAGGACCAGCGCCCGGTCGCTGGCGACGTACTCGCGGAGTTGCTCGCCGGAG from Longimicrobiaceae bacterium includes these protein-coding regions:
- a CDS encoding YIP1 family protein: MPDSAYTDSAAPAPLHRRVLQTFAAPGELFRGLREQAPWVGPLALSIAVGMLVVLAVPDQAFVEATEGAVNRRGRPVEITSDPETIVRYGRLMGMLVAVVRQPLAAFAFAGLLTLVFSLLLRGRARFLQYLAVTTHAFLITALGSLLAVLVAVLRGTEPEGITPALLPGIPAGTFLHRVLAGTDLFTVWAILFAALGVSMLDRNRSWGTASAILLGAYLAVVAALAALTA